The segment GTGCAGCTGCATAACCCCACAGTCTAAGTGTTATAACCCCTCTCTATCATTATCAgcattatactttatatactatattatatttcatCAAGTTGTTCTACAATACCTCTTCTGTGGGATCAGAGCAGACAAAGCTGTACCAGTTCCTccagggcaggggtgtcaaactcaattacacagagggccgaaaataAAAACTccgaccaagtcaggggccaaccttgaaattgatttaaaaaataggaagtaattccttcaaattaaatataaaacatttttgtatggaaacaaagaagtattgcttaacatgcatcctggaacaagaaaatacttggcaatgcaatgtaagcactaattggcccctagctacagttcttaatagatttgaataaagatggcatgaatGTTATTAttcaattgacaccaaataatgaaatgaatgttacatGTGTATAAATTATGTGCCCATATCTGATATCTTTGAAactcttgttagaaaagaaaaagaaagttatttgcaaaggagacagaaaagagtgacatcctttttgatggtttcacacaGATCTGCATCCGGATACCACAGGACCTtgtactttatgttttgtttcctgcagatctaagtagttttttttctcttgctgtgagctaggaatagcgaccggtctcagaagagaaacagaagacaagtgatgctgggacttcaattcccagcattacttgcatctatggaACTGCCCAATGCAGAGCGGCATAAGCAGACAGCTGCTCCATAGATgcgagacgcgagtgatgccgggactgcagttcccggcattacttgcgtctatgaaACTCTGGACGTGAGTGATGCCGTGAGTtgtggtagcggcatcactcgctgcagaaggcattggcgggcaggcgggccagatgccattcattttcccaaatcctcatggggccaaacaaaatgacctcgcaggccagagtttgacacccctgctccagggttggctaggggttccttgagcagtttaccactggcaccaatgatctttttggctatctgtaaggatgacattcttcccaatggccagcaatgtaagagacattcttcctactaaccaccatgctaatgtacagtgagctgtacATGTAGAAattgtagaaggggttccctgagacctgaaagagttcccccatgttaaaaatgtcaaacaCTGAGCTGTACACCCCCTACCTAGGGATTATTAAGCCATGGCCTTATCACCAGTTGCCCTCTCATGGACGCTTTTGGTTTGAACCAACCATTGCACAGTGGGAACAACACACAAGGCATCTTGAGGTTTGCTTTGTCCCCTACACATACTTGTCCCCAGATGCTaatattacacaggatttatatagcaccaacatattacgcagcgctgtacattaaataggggttgcaaatgacagaaagatacagacagtgacacaggaggaggagagaaccctgctctgaagagcttacaatctaagagatatcaCTGACAATGCTGTTAAGATCTTATGAGCTGAACAATGCTCTCTGCGTTGTTATTCTTTCCTTTGGAGAGTTTTGATCCCAAACTTCGTAATATCTGACTGTGTAATAAATAACcctatttacataaaaaagtaaaaattaggtgAAAAGAATGCAGATTATTAGGCTAGTCACCATTCTTTTATGTGTCCAGGGTGGGTTGATTTGGTGTTCCTGGGGGATGGGGGGGTTCATGATGACACCCTGGGAATGCTGTAAGTGGGTTAAGTTTAACCAGTGCTGCCCAAATTTTATTGGGGTTCAATTCTCCAGAATCCTTTAAACTCTGGAATATCAGTTTGTGGTACCTGTAACttgaatatgtaaatgttgtaaatgttgaCAATTAGAGCACACAATATTTGACGTAAgtgacttttcttttcttttcttttctttttttttccccagaatgtGAATGATGCCATGACAGTTTTGCCCAAGCTGTCGACAGGTCTGGATGTAAATGTGCGGTTCACAGGAGTGTCTGATTTCGAGTACACCCCGGAATGTATTGTCTTCGACCTCCTCAACATACCACTGTACCACGGCTGGCTGGTAGATCCACAGGTAGGTAGGTTTGTCTGCATAGCCGCTTCCTAGTCACCTCACACCCCCACAATGTCACACGAACATCCAGTGGAGGTGGCAGGAAGCTTTACAAAAGACAGGTCCAATGTTCATTTTAGTCATTGATCCTCTTTTTTCCAGAGCTCAGAAGCTGTACAAGCGGTGGGAAAACTCAGCTACAACCAGCTGGTAGAAAAGATTATAATGTGCAAACATTCAGCCGACCCCAACCAGGTGACTGAAGGTAAAGAACCCACAAAGTATAAAATCACTTCAAATCTGTTGTCAGGTGAAGGCATTGAGAAAGCTTCAATGCAGTTCAATCCCATCTTcccctttttataaaataaactgctTCTGTTTTAATTATTAGCAAGTATTCACCAATGCAGTCTTGTGTATAACTTTTtcaacttttcaaacttgcctacccgttttctgtctcttaaacccttactCCTTACTTattattccatatccccctcctattgtgtgatacttcccccacctcttagattgtaagctcttcggggcagggtcctttcctcctcctgtgtcgttgtctgtatctgtcatttgcaatccctatttattgtacagcgctccgtaatttgttggcgctatatcaatactgtttaataataatagggtgATATAATTCACAGCCTTATTTTCTGATCCGGTGCATCCTTCCACCCTTTGTATCCATCACccatgatccttttttttttttccaggtcttttggcaGAACAGTTTCTGGAGACGTCGGCAGCACAGCTGACCTATCAAGGCCTGTGTGAACTGATGGCCGCCGTCACGGAGGATGAGCTTAGCGTCTTCTTCCGGAACAATCACTTCAGCACATTGATAAAGCACAAGGTACGGCTTTGTGTGTCATTGGTTGGAGCTCAATACACGCATATGGCTAAATACGCAACCTACGACAGGTATTCTATGCAGGTGGTTTTGTCATACCGTCACCCTGCCAGACTGCATAGCCCTGTTCTCCGAATTAGTAATTTCTTCCTGCCATTGGATGTTACGGAGCAGCAGCACCAAGGGCTCATCCTTATGCTTGGACAGACTCTGGAACTATGTGCTGACCGGAAGGCAGATCGGCGCCTACTGTCTTCCCTCTATTGATCTTAGTTATGCTGTAGAGGGGATTATTGGAGATCGATATGACAGACCAAGGGACTGCAATAGTTAcatttaccaatatatatatataatcgttTCCAGTGATTGCATATCTGCTGTTTTTAATATAACGTGAACCTGTACAGTCCCCACACAGGGCCAACAAACAATTTCTCTTTACTGCTTCACTCCCAGCTCACATTTTTGTGATCTAACccagtttaaaagttttaattaggTGCTATGCTTTTTGTAACCTTTAGAGGGCAGCAAATTCAAGGTCTCATTTAAAAGTAATGTGTAGAAGTTTCATACATCACCAATGAGCGAAAATATTGCTTAGCTAGAGATTGGCTTTAAAATGGGACATTCCAGCCCTTGAAAGcttccatttaaaaatatatagttgcATTACgcatatatttttgtgtgtttactaATCCTTCCCCTTGTTCTCTATTACAGGGTCACCTGTATCTGCTGGTGACAGACCAAGGCTTCTTGCAGGAGGAGAAGGTGATCTGGGAAAGTCTTCATAACGTAGAGGGTGACAGCTGCTTCTGCGACTCTGACTTCCACCTGATTCAGCCAGACAAGGAAACCTCATTCAGCCCCCAACAGCTTCAGCAGCGGCAGGTCGATCAGGTATAGTGAGGGGAGACTTCAGACCCTACAATAGACTGTTTAGGGTGCAGATAACCTAAAGATCTAAACAAAATGTTACTTAACAGTGTATTTTCTCTCTGTACACCCCCCCTCTACAGGATTACATGATTGCTCTGTCCTTGCAACAGCAGCAACAAGGCCCTCTGCCCATCAGTGACCTGGAGCTGGCCAGACAGCTACAGCAGGAGGAATaccaacaacagcagcagcagcaacaacaacagcagcagcaccATGCTCCAGAACCGGGACCGTCACACTCCTCTCCACAGGTACAGTTGGATCTTCTCACCCTGTGCATTCAAAGCTGCAGCCCTTTCCTTCCTATTCTGACCATAATACATGCATAACTCCTTACAATAGCCATCCCTATGCTTGAAATAGGGCTGAGGGCTCTTGAGAGGAGTTCTCAAGGTGAATGCTGTGATGTTTTAAGAAAGCTTAGAACAGTGTACAGCACCTGCTACCCCCTCCTTGCCATTGATTAATCTACAAGGAGGAGGTAATGGGATGCCCAGGAACCAGTGTAAGTAAGGCATGTAtaggtaatagtaaataaagtgacCCCTTTCATGCAATGTGACTCATTTACTCTCAGAAATACCTTAAACACTCAGAAAAATATCTGAAATCTGAATCAAAAGCTGCTGTAATATTGTCCACAGTGACCGAGAGTTTCTGCCCACCACCACCTGCTACCTCTGCTAATACCACTGTTATTTACATCATATAAATCCCCAACGTACTCCCTATAGGTCTTATGTATGGCACGTGAGAGGGGTAATCCCTGTGGTGCGGGCTGTGATTTGCTGCAAGTAACGAATGACAGCATGCTGCATTGGTCTTAAAGCCTAAAGGCGTAAGATTTACATGCTATGGTCCACCATCCAGGTCCCTTGCTGCAGCTATTTCCTGGTGTGATGTACCTATTATCGGGTTCCCTGCTGACATCATTTTTGGGTGCCGGGTACCTCTGATCTGTTGCTGTAAATTTCCCTGCACCTCCTGTCCCCTCATGCTGACATCAGCATTGCAGACTCCTCCTATGTGTCCTGAGTGTACcccaccactggacagccaataggaagtgtccgtGTAATGCAAGCAGTAATGTGGACACTCTAAGAGCTCCGCCTCCTAAAAGCAGGAGGAGAGAGGACTCGGGACTGTAAGATCATGTGACCGCAGCTTTTGTAATGATTTTGATCAGTTAGCGGGGGGGATAGGAAAATCCCAAAGATCAGCATTGCAGTGATCACCAAGCTTTCCTTCTGGAAATCTTaaattattagaataatataaataattccaTCACCGGAATTGCACGGTAATTCTTCTGCTTTAACTTTGCATTTTTCTATCCTCAGGAGAGGCCTCAGACGTCCTCGGGTCGTCCCACCACAGAGCGACGGCAGCGACCAAAGCAAGAATCGGACTGCATCCTGCTATAGCCCCACCTGCGAAATAGGAGATGGAATCCAGTTTTACCACTAGGGGAAGCAGCACAACACCCCCCTTATTGTACAGCTGACGCCAATTTTTTGTGCTGAGTTTGTACATGTTTCAGGCCCCTGTTCCTTCTTTATTCTTCTCTCTCTCTAAGCACTTACAATGTGGGACTTTTTTCTTGTAATATACTAAACCCAAATTCCCCGAATGCCTTTCTTGTACCTCTCTCGATGTTTTTCTACCCAAACTGTAGCTAGACTGGCCGATTTCAGGGCTGCAGACAactcccaactttttttttttatgtgcagacAGAATATAAaactacagtaaaatatttttacgGGCATAGTTGCTATTTAGGGTCCCCGCCACACAGTAGTAGGGACTTTTTTAGGCTCACTTCTGGACCCAGTTGTACTCCCTACCTTAGCGACCTCTTGCTGCTCTTTGTATCATTGCAGCTACCACAAAGTGCATCCAGCTATGGTCAAGCATGTGGCTGCTGCTCATGATAGCAGTAATCTCCAGGCCCAGGGGGTGATGTCATTGCTGCCCATAGGCACTGGCATCAGAGGGGTATAAACACTGCAAAAGTAAACCCTTGGTCAGTGGGTGGACTTTTAGGAAACCCTGTCCTGAATGGACAAGGTGAGGAGGTCCCCTAAGTATTGACCATAGTGAGAAATTTTAAAGGGCTACAAAGTATTATGGTGGCACGGCACCTCTGCATTGTATTTTGCCAAGGGCAGTGCTTGTTGGGTGCACAATAGGGGGGAGAGCTCAGGTCAGGCATTTCTAGCAGTCCAAAGGATTCAAGAGGTGGGACCATGACACAGAGTTGTGAGCTCTGGGAAGTGGTGTCGGCCTTGTCATACAATACAGCCATATAGCACAGATGGGgggtataaaatatgtttatcagCCATGTGATTTGCTGTTTGACTGACTTGTCACGTAAAGGATCAGACcatttaaaagtgatatttcagttATGGGTGGAGGCTTAAGGGTTAGCCTCTAACTTTTTAGGTGCAATGGTGACATCTCCTGACCACCTGGATGTTTGGCATCTCTCCATCCTCCTCTGTGTGTGTCTGCGCCTACATTCtccaaaaaaaattggaaacctCTTATAAGGGGTACAGCAGGTTTAAAGACCTGAGAACTCATGGAAAGAATGGAGGGAACCCCTcctaatgggtacagcaggtgtacatACCAGAGCTGTATTGTGAGAGAAGGGACATCGCCAGGAGTTGATTGAAGGAGAGATCACAGACCTGCATGCTGGGTGTGAAGCAAGACACTGGTGGAATCCATATTGTAAAATAGAAAGTCGTCCTGTACTTGGTAGAGCTGTATAAATACCAGAACTAGATGGATAAAATGGCTCCTATGTCTTTAGATGAATtcaacactgaaatatcagttttaggtGCAGTATGGACTATGTTATAATCTCCGTACTCTGCAACTGTCCAAATCTATTCATCTCTTCTGTATGCAGCTAGAGTGACCCTCACAATACATTGGTTTTGGTAAATTTTTACTTACACTTCCTCTCCCTTATCTGCTCGCTTTGTCTGTCTTCCTCTTCCCCATCAGATTtatttctctctccctttcttttcTCCACCTTTACTCTCTTTCACCCAcactctctcctctctctctgctctttcctttctttcacccgctctctgtctctctctttttctttctttcacccATGCTCTCTTCTCTCTTATTTTCTTTcacccactctctcctctacttTCCTTGCCCTCCTATGCATGCACGCCGTCTTTACCCTCTCCTATGCTCTCATCCCCCTTGCCTCTCtctcattgtatatatatatatatatatatatatatatatatatatatatatatatatatatatatatatatatatatatatactctctgcacccttttagctgggcacttttcagtaaccacctggcacTTTTGGGTGGTTGATaaaaagttgtgtcacaatacaggggctccaGCCATTTGGGGCATGATTAAAGACAATGATAGAAAAATGGGTCACACTATGAGGGTAGGTATTAGAAAGCTGGAACAAACTAGGCGATACAAAGCTGGCAGAATTAGagaatttgtcatgtgttgtccCTTTTACTTTTTGACCATCCACTTACAGTTAAAAAGTTCTAGAGTAGGGAGGGCACCCCAAACAATATTTCTATTCATCCAACCCCCAGATTCCACCTCTATTCTTCTCTATATCCAGGCAGCGGTCACTTCTCCTCTCGCCCATTTTCAGTCTTTATttatgaaagcaaaaaaacacaaaaatctattttccTAAGTGTCCTTCTGAACAGAGTCTGCTGGAGCCCAGAGGCAgattagatttttatttccaGGAATAAACcgtttcattttcatgttttccatGCATTAGGAGCACATGGTTGTCGTTGCTACATTATTTTCCATATTATGGCTGTCAGTCCGTCGCTGTGTATTTTTGCTGGGGACCGGCTTGTTTGCGGTGGCATCACTTTGCCACTcctttatatttgtgtttctttatcgCTCATGGGCACCTGTCATTGTGCAGGAACTAAAAGGGGTGAAGAAGGCAGGTAAATATGGGCGGAGGTAGGTTTAGGTTTATCTCTGGAGATGGCTGGACATTGAATCTTAGGGGTGCCCAACCTGCACATTCTGTATTAGACCTCACATTCTAAAGATGAGCTGGAGCACCATGGCCATTGTTATGATACAGAATTCACTTTGGGTTGAGATGTTAAGGGAATAAAGGAGTAGCTGTGGGGAAACTCTTCTTCCTCTAGAactcaaatccaaaaaaaagaaggCCTCCATCTTTTATTGAGGGGCCATTGACTCATATACATGCGGGTATATTGTCACCTACAGGATGGGAAATGTAAAAGGTGACCAGCTCTCCCTAATGGCTAATGCACATATTACATAGCTCAGCTTTGCTCTCTTGTGCTAGGGAGGTGTATGGGTCGTCCAACTTTTAAGCTGTCAGTTTAAAGGAACTCGCTCCCAATTCATTAGATTTGGTGGGAGATTTTAAGGTGTCCCTGGACCCCATTCAACCGAACCAACTTCCTTGTGGATATAAGACTCCCTATAGGTCTATCTGGTTGGCTCCTATGCAGCCATCTTCCAATGCGTGTGCCACACCATGTCCCTGAAGAATATGGATTCATCTTTACCGATAGGAAGCCTCTTGTCCCCAGTTTATGTTTTTGCAAATGGGTACCTGGTCTCCCATTCACACCTATAGGGCTGCACCAGTGGCCCCTTGCTTTGGTTAGGTGGGCAGCCATGTGGTCGCACCTTCAGTTGTGTGGACGTCCATGCCCATCTCTCTGTTTGGCACTGCTATTGAAAGCTCCTCACAAATATGAATCCATGGTGCTGCATTCCCTTAATGAACGTTGGACAAAATTGGATATTCTATGTTACCGGTATTTACTGAGCGtacaaaagacaaataaatcCCATTATCAGAAGCCACCAGAAAGTTAGCACCGCTCCAGCTCCTCCTCTCCTCTTCGCCAGCTGCTACAGAATGACAGGTGCCCTTTTATGACACCACTTTTCCTTTGACCATTCCCGTCATTGCTATGATTTCATACCAAATCGCATTTCCTTTTTCTGGTGTCACACAATTTCTATAAAAACCATCTGTTCTATTCCTGTTTTTATCTAGTCTGTCCAAAGGGCCGACACTGTGAGCAGCTTTTGCACCTTGTAGAGAAGACCCTGTGTGTAGTAAATTCAATAAACTCTTTACACCCCATCCTTGTCTTGTCATTCTTGTCTCTGTGTTCTTgtgcactccagcaatggctgcttgGCTATTGCCATGGCAGGTGatgtgatggtgacaacagtagaccatgccggtgtaatgtgtgttgaatgGAACAATAAGTCTCCATCAGAAGTCAGTGTAGCCGGGTGACCACCCAGGAGCACAATTAGAAGGCAAGGAAAGAAGCGTTGTCACCTCATCTTAGGAAGTGCTAGAAGAGAAGCTTTAATGTTGACTTTCTGCACATTGGCTGGGATCTGCAATAATCTACAATGTGATCACCTTCAAGGGGGTTTCCTACCCCACCACTTAACCAGAACTTCATGACAATGGCCTATTGAGCTGTAGGCTGTGTGACCTGAAGATTAGCCATCCTAGGGCTTTATATAAGAGGTTTTAGCTGTCAGAAAGTCAGTATGATATTTTGTGGGGTTTCTTTGTTCCCGGCAACATCTTGCCCGACCTACAACCTTTATTCTTCTGTCCCCCAAACTAAACCTTTTATTGTAAGCTTGATGAATTTGACACATTAGCTCCCAGCCATTTCCAATTCATGGACAATTTCAAGAGGATTAATTTGGATCGGTGACTCAACGAGCCAATAGGGAATGGTGTGTTAAAATGATATGTAGTGCCATGGGGATGGCTGGATGTTTATTACACTATATGGGGCAAATAGTGGTGACAATCACATGTGTATGTATGATCTTGTTGGGCATTCTATTACAAAAGCATGACCACTGATGTGGATACCCCTATCCATGGCCATTAATAAGAAgtcacccccctcccctttctcaTCCATGGCTATTATTACGGAGTCNNNNNNNNNNNNNNNNNNNNNNNNNNNNNNNNNNNNNNNNNNNNNNNNNNNNNNNNNNNNNNNNNNNNNNNNNNNNNNNNNNNNNNNNNNNNNNNNNNNNNNNNNNNNNNNNNNNNNNNNNNNNNNNNNNNNNNNNNNNNNNNNNNNNNNNNNNNNNNNNNNNNNNNNNNNNNNNNNNNNNNNNNNNNNNNNNNNNNNNNNNNNNNNNNNNNNNNNNNNNNNNNNNNNNNNNNNNNNNNNNNNNNNNNNNNNNNNNNNNNNNNNNNNNNNNNNNNNNNNNNNNNNNNNNNNNNNNNNNNNNNNNNNNNNNNNNNNNNNNNNNNNNNNNNNNNNNNNNNNNNNNNNNNNNNNNNNNNNNNNNNNNNNNNNNNNNNNNNNNNNNNNNNNNNNNNNNNNNNNNNNNNNNNNNNNNNNNNNNNNNNNNNNNNNNNNNNNNNNNNNNNNNNNNNNNNNNNNNNNNNNNNNNNNNNNNNNNNNNNNNNNNNNNNNNNNNNNNNNNNNNNNNNNNNNNNNNNNNNNNNNNNNNNNNNNNNNNNNNNNNNNNNNNNNNNNNNNNNNNNNNNNNNNNNNNNNNNNNNNNNNNNNNNNNNNNNNNNNNNNNNNNNNNNNNNNNNNNNNNNNNNNNNNNNNNNNNNNNNNNNNNNNNNNNNNNNNNNNNNNNNNNNNNNNNNNNNNNNNNNNNNNNNNNNNNNNNNNNNNNNNNNNNNNNNNNNNNNNNNNNNNNNNNNNNNNNNNNNNNNNNNNNNNNNNNNNNNNNNNNNNNNNNNNNNNNNNNNNNNNNNNNNNNNNNNNNNNNNNNNNNNNNNNNNNNNNNNNNNNNNNNNNNNNNNNNNNNNNNNNNNNNNNNNNNNNNNNNNNNNNNNNNNNNNNNNNNNNNNNNNNNNNNNNNNNNNNNNNNNNNNNNNNNNNNNNNNNNNNNNNNNNNGGTATGTTATTGGAGGCACAGCAGACATTCGGGATCCCTCTTATCATTAGGACAAAGATTGTAGAGCCCATGACCAACCAATATTAGAACTACCAAACCCCTGAAGAAAGGAGACACAATCCCCTGAAACATGTTGACCATGTCATCCACAAATGGGGATCACTACCACATAATTGCTGGTAGATCCAAAGCAGATGGAACTTTCCAGGAGATCTGTCGATGTAACATTGAGAGATTACTGTCAGAACGGAGACTTTCGTAAAATTCTTTCTTCTGCGTGCAGTAAATCGATGACAAGTTAAAGTCACTGGACAGGAACTCATGACTTTTTAGTGGTATAAGTTGGGGCTTCTCTATATATTCTGCATTGTCATGAAAGTGTTCATGCAGCTTACATGCAGACAGAAGATCAAATcctaatataaaaagttatgCCTGGAGTCCCGGGCTTTGATCCAAACCACACACAAGTTTTTCAACAACGTTGATGTTTACCATGCAAACACACAAATCCACAGCAGCTCAGCCTGTCATGCCTtcttcataaaaaacaatataacagcACCGGATAAGTCCTTTGTGTGAACTGTTGTACACAAATATAAGTAGTGTGACCACAGGAGGCCGGAGGGATCAGCAAGCTAACGGTCCAAAGCAGTGAAGACTATGGAAAATAATGGGGGGATCCGCTGAGGAGTACAATATGGGGGTTCTTATTACAGATAGTGAGGAGTCTTGTggggtcctgattcctctatatagatagaattgtggggtcaccaNNNNNNNNNNNNNNNNNNNNNNNNNNNNNNNNNNNNNNNNNNNNNNNNNNNNNNNNNNNNNNNNNNNNNNNNNNNNNNNNNNNNNNNNNNNNNNNNNNNNNNNNNNNNNNNNNNNNNNNNNNNNNNNNNNNNNNNNNNNNNNNNNNNNNNNNNNNNNNNNNNNNNNNNNNNNNNNNNNNNNNNNNNNNNNNNNNNNNNNNNNNNNNNNNNNNNNNNNNNNNNNNNNNNNNNNNNNNNNNNNNNNNNNNNNNNNNNNNNNNNNNNNNNNNNNNNNNNNNNNNNNNNNNNNNNNNNNNNNNNNNNNNNNNNNNNNNNNNNNNNNNNNNNNNNNNNNNNNNNNNNNNNNNNNNNNNNNNNNNNNNNNNNNNNNNNNNNNNNNNNNNNNNNNNNNNNNNNNNNNNNNNNNNNNNNNNNNNNNNNNNNNNNNNNNNNNNNNNNNNNNNNNNNNNNNNNNNNNNNNNNNNNNNNNNNNNNNNNNNNNNNNNNNNNNNNNNNNNNNNNNNNNNNNNNNNNNNNNNNNNNNNNNNNNNNNNNNNNNNNNNNNNNNNNNNNNNNNNNNNNNNNNNNNNNNNNNNNNNNNNNNNNNNNNNNNNNNNNNNNNNNNNNNNNNNNNNNNNNNNNNNNNNNNNNNNNNNNNNNNNNNNNNNNNNNNNNNNNNNNNNNNNNNNNNNNNNNNNNNNNNNNNNNNNNNNNNNNNNNNNNNNNNNNNNNNNNNNNNNNNNNNNNNNNNNNNNNNNNNNNNNNNNNNNNNNNNNNNNNNNNNNNNNNNNNNNNNNNNNNNNNNNNNNNNNNNNNNNNNNNNNNNNNNNNNNNNNNNNNNNNNNNNNNNNNNNNNNNNNNNNNNNNNNNNNNNNNNNNNNNNNNNNNNNNNNNNNNNNNNNNNNNNNNNNNNNNNNNNNNNNNNNNNNNNNNNNNNNNNNNNNNNNNNNNNNNNNNNNNNNNNNNNNNNNNNNNNNNNNNNNNNNNNNNNNNNNNNNNNNNNNNNNNNNNNNNNNNNNNNNNNNNNNNNNNNNNNNN is part of the Pyxicephalus adspersus chromosome 12, UCB_Pads_2.0, whole genome shotgun sequence genome and harbors:
- the MINDY1 gene encoding ubiquitin carboxyl-terminal hydrolase MINDY-1, with amino-acid sequence MDPKQEQETMDLEEEKDVQTQKESCEVLDRKSPDVQEESQISEADSGSRKLDSEPASDTTTEGSQETSDSCEASTSGDESTGKLQEPQTSMETEDGVSESTVDSKVNLLSTSVESEQPEAAMPSEDQSKAENPSLQNLLCSSSSVSPCEEALEVAVTKSPEGAAAAATDYYFVKWINWKGERTPVITQSENGPCPLLAIMNILFLRWKVKLPPQKEVVTSEELMAHLGDCILSIEPQEKSEALQLNFQQNVNDAMTVLPKLSTGLDVNVRFTGVSDFEYTPECIVFDLLNIPLYHGWLVDPQSSEAVQAVGKLSYNQLVEKIIMCKHSADPNQVTEGLLAEQFLETSAAQLTYQGLCELMAAVTEDELSVFFRNNHFSTLIKHKGHLYLLVTDQGFLQEEKVIWESLHNVEGDSCFCDSDFHLIQPDKETSFSPQQLQQRQVDQDYMIALSLQQQQQGPLPISDLELARQLQQEEYQQQQQQQQQQQQHHAPEPGPSHSSPQERPQTSSGRPTTERRQRPKQESDCILL